The bacterium genome includes a window with the following:
- a CDS encoding DUF342 domain-containing protein, which produces METSKSTAPTIKVTLKQRGLEAWARIVPPEPVSPDQVRAALREQGVREGIDEESLAALCEAPESGETLVARGLPPTPGEPARIDYLFLADNGEFNPLVDQHDRADYREVGLIQNVVPGQLLARKTPPTSGVAGRSVTGEPLPATPGKDVHILAGKNVQLSPNKLEAFATVTGIPNVAKNRLTVQPTFQVGDVDFSTGNINFQGSVQIKGSVNPGFVVKATEDVTIEGNVEQATVEAGGTIVVRGGVRSGSRLQAQEDVEVRFCDSESIIEAEQGILIKGDSLHCNLKAGLRIVVEHRLIGGTARAGEYIQASIAGTRAETPTMVELVQVGSQEELEQLLEEIAQVEEKLTQVSARIQALMRDPKATNRTDLQRLTPTKITLNLQLAQLKTRHKQMTQRETELAPPRFVVKSELFPGVTVRFVTREGERAQRILSKQFAATARFVEGEIAF; this is translated from the coding sequence ATGGAAACTTCGAAATCAACCGCTCCCACCATCAAGGTCACGCTGAAACAGCGTGGCCTTGAAGCATGGGCGCGGATCGTCCCGCCTGAGCCCGTTTCGCCCGACCAGGTGCGGGCGGCCCTACGCGAGCAAGGGGTGCGCGAAGGGATCGACGAGGAGAGCCTCGCGGCGCTGTGCGAGGCCCCCGAGAGCGGCGAGACACTCGTGGCCCGCGGGCTGCCGCCGACCCCGGGCGAGCCCGCCCGGATCGATTACCTGTTCCTCGCCGACAACGGCGAGTTCAACCCCCTGGTCGACCAGCACGACCGGGCCGACTACCGCGAGGTCGGTCTCATCCAGAACGTGGTGCCGGGGCAACTGCTCGCCCGCAAGACCCCGCCGACCTCGGGGGTGGCGGGCCGCTCGGTGACCGGCGAGCCCCTCCCGGCAACGCCCGGCAAGGACGTCCACATCCTCGCCGGCAAGAACGTGCAGCTCTCGCCCAACAAGCTCGAAGCCTTCGCGACCGTCACGGGCATCCCCAATGTCGCCAAGAACCGTCTCACCGTCCAACCCACCTTCCAGGTGGGCGACGTGGACTTCTCGACGGGCAACATCAACTTCCAGGGCTCGGTCCAGATCAAGGGCAGCGTCAACCCTGGCTTCGTCGTCAAGGCGACCGAGGACGTCACGATCGAGGGCAACGTCGAGCAGGCGACCGTCGAGGCCGGCGGCACGATCGTCGTGAGAGGCGGCGTGCGCTCGGGCTCGCGCCTGCAGGCCCAGGAGGACGTGGAGGTCCGGTTCTGCGACTCCGAGTCGATCATCGAGGCGGAGCAGGGCATCCTCATCAAGGGTGACTCCCTGCACTGCAACCTCAAGGCGGGGCTGCGCATCGTGGTGGAGCACCGGCTAATCGGCGGCACCGCCCGCGCGGGCGAGTACATCCAGGCGAGCATCGCGGGCACTCGGGCCGAGACCCCCACCATGGTGGAGCTGGTCCAGGTCGGCAGCCAAGAAGAGCTCGAACAGCTGCTCGAAGAGATCGCCCAGGTCGAAGAGAAGCTCACCCAGGTCTCGGCCCGCATCCAGGCCCTGATGCGCGACCCCAAGGCCACGAACCGCACCGACCTCCAGCGGCTGACCCCCACCAAGATCACCCTCAACCTCCAGCTCGCGCAGCTCAAGACGCGTCACAAGCAGATGACGCAGCGCGAGACCGAGCTCGCGCCGCCGCGCTTCGTCGTCAAGAGCGAGCTCTTCCCGGGTGTAACGGTTCGCTTCGTCACCCGCGAGGGCGAGCGGGCGCAACGCATCCTGAGCAAGCAGTTCGCGGCCACCGCGCGCTTTGTCGAAGGGGAGATCGCGTTCTGA